One region of Rhizobium sp. 007 genomic DNA includes:
- a CDS encoding 4'-phosphopantetheinyl transferase superfamily protein, with protein sequence MKSVKIWQFDLNVPPHPWPDCLAWLDHEEQEKYNRLKHRHDARRFAAAHVALRRILAGCLLIEPWDVKFAYSQWRRPYVPGGPIFSLSRSGDLALVAVSHQPLLGIDVECLDQAVEWSWLETIWSPAEWRRLRTMTNAPELLLRLWVRKEAAVKALGLGLAHPLSQVVVPLSRQTGPNGARLWLRNEQGSHCWRVYDLPTKVGFIGSIVTARPVAPESLAVHGFPAAGDWSGAVAKSTGSLVAPQHSG encoded by the coding sequence ATGAAATCTGTGAAGATCTGGCAGTTTGATTTGAACGTTCCGCCCCACCCGTGGCCGGACTGCCTTGCCTGGTTGGATCACGAAGAACAGGAAAAATATAATCGTTTGAAGCATCGGCACGACGCGCGAAGGTTTGCAGCGGCGCACGTGGCCCTACGCCGAATCTTGGCCGGTTGCTTGCTTATTGAGCCCTGGGATGTGAAATTTGCGTACAGCCAATGGCGTCGCCCATACGTTCCCGGAGGGCCTATTTTTTCGTTGAGCCGCAGCGGCGACCTAGCACTTGTCGCTGTCTCTCACCAGCCTTTGCTCGGCATCGACGTCGAATGCCTGGACCAAGCGGTTGAATGGAGCTGGCTTGAGACCATTTGGTCGCCGGCAGAATGGCGACGGCTTCGGACGATGACGAATGCTCCTGAACTATTATTGCGCCTTTGGGTTCGTAAAGAAGCCGCAGTAAAAGCTCTGGGACTCGGACTTGCCCACCCCCTGTCGCAGGTCGTGGTTCCACTCTCGCGACAAACTGGCCCCAATGGTGCGCGTCTGTGGCTTCGGAACGAGCAGGGAAGCCACTGCTGGCGCGTATACGATTTACCAACAAAGGTTGGTTTCATCGGATCGATCGTAACGGCGCGGCCTGTCGCTCCTGAGAGTCTGGCAGTGCATGGGTTCCCCGCCGCAGGTGATTGGAGCGGCGCCGTTGCCAAAAGCACAGGTTCGCTTGTTGCGCCGCAGCACTCCGGCTAG
- a CDS encoding IS630 family transposase, translated as MPIAEPFRNYSCTKAVIVHRSSVGRMLHRLGLSHKKSLMASEQLRPEIARARSLWIERRKPFFDKALARLTFIDETSTNTKLTKRSGWSLRGHRYRSHAPFGSWKTQTFIAGLRSHSMVAPWIVNAPMNAEIFETWIETQLVPTLSKGDIVIADNVRFHKSQKAEKLIRQTGARLLFLPAYSPDLNPIEMAFSKLKSLLRKKAARSFDAISNALSDICALFSVEECRNYFKAAGYEAI; from the coding sequence TTGCCTATCGCCGAACCGTTCAGAAACTATTCATGCACCAAAGCCGTAATTGTGCATCGCTCGAGCGTCGGCCGCATGTTGCACCGGCTCGGGTTAAGCCACAAAAAAAGCCTGATGGCAAGCGAGCAGCTTCGTCCGGAAATCGCTCGGGCGAGAAGTCTATGGATCGAAAGACGCAAGCCGTTTTTTGATAAGGCTTTGGCACGCCTCACTTTTATCGATGAGACGTCGACGAACACAAAGCTGACAAAACGCTCCGGTTGGTCGTTACGGGGTCACCGTTACCGCAGTCATGCGCCTTTCGGATCCTGGAAGACGCAGACGTTTATCGCTGGCCTCCGATCGCATTCCATGGTGGCGCCATGGATTGTCAACGCACCAATGAATGCCGAGATATTCGAGACTTGGATCGAAACGCAACTTGTCCCAACTCTATCAAAGGGCGACATCGTCATTGCCGATAATGTCCGTTTCCACAAAAGCCAAAAGGCCGAAAAACTCATCAGACAAACCGGTGCCAGGCTGCTGTTCCTACCGGCCTATTCGCCCGACTTGAACCCAATCGAAATGGCCTTCTCGAAACTCAAGTCGCTCCTACGAAAGAAAGCCGCAAGGAGCTTCGACGCAATATCGAATGCCCTCAGCGACATCTGCGCATTGTTCTCCGTTGAGGAATGTCGAAACTACTTCAAGGCCGCAGGGTATGAGGCGATTTAG
- a CDS encoding type II toxin-antitoxin system PemK/MazF family toxin has product MRRGDLVTVAMPGDFGKPRPALIIQADQFEDTGTVTVLLVSGTLVDAPLIRPTVRPTPENGLRKPSQVMIDTAMSVKRDKLGPSFGRLDDGTMLSITRSLAVFLGLA; this is encoded by the coding sequence GTGAGGCGTGGCGATCTCGTTACCGTCGCCATGCCGGGGGACTTCGGGAAGCCCCGCCCCGCCCTCATCATCCAGGCCGATCAGTTCGAGGACACCGGCACGGTGACGGTGCTGCTGGTGTCGGGGACGTTAGTGGACGCCCCTTTGATCCGGCCTACAGTGCGCCCGACGCCCGAGAACGGGCTACGCAAGCCGTCGCAAGTGATGATCGACACGGCCATGTCGGTGAAGCGCGACAAGCTCGGCCCGTCCTTCGGGCGGCTCGATGACGGAACCATGCTTTCCATCACCCGTTCGCTGGCCGTTTTCCTCGGCCTGGCCTGA
- a CDS encoding antitoxin MazE family protein — translation MPTPVTQRVQKRRDALRAAGLRPVQIWVPDTRLPGFADECRRQSRAVAAADAADRDLDAFMDAALADLDDEADA, via the coding sequence ATGCCAACGCCTGTCACCCAAAGAGTCCAGAAGCGCCGGGACGCGCTACGGGCTGCTGGATTGCGCCCGGTGCAGATATGGGTTCCGGATACGCGTCTCCCGGGCTTTGCCGACGAGTGCCGCCGCCAGTCACGGGCCGTCGCTGCGGCTGATGCCGCTGACCGCGATCTGGACGCCTTCATGGATGCCGCCCTTGCTGATCTGGATGACGAGGCCGACGCGTGA
- a CDS encoding MATE family efflux transporter, with translation MKPIQLEQLENEPMVPLVLRLAVPTIVGLCVSAAYQLLNAFFVGRLGAEAVASLAITFPITMVLTLVGQAVGTGAASTVARSLGRHDHASAAAFALTAIVLGLGIAILASGSIATSISVLLTWFGASNNTLPYAIEYLRPLLFAQVLLVFNMICGFIVRAEGNTLFSMVTQIVAFALNAVLDSLLIFGLDLGIAGAGFATLIAQAAAAAVYGWHFATASGVVRLGRHPATGLLARIGVILAVGSPAALASVAGIAAMWLLNSTASTFGDDTLAGVGVATRLLFIVALPISGLCIGAQSAVGYNIGAGRGDRVRQALTVILSLSLAFSSMCALIGIGQSHALAAWFVTETSAIAVAERAIAAFLAASVCFPAMAVTIMLAQAKGEVTRASLLAITPDGLFLIPLLLVLPRWLGVKGLIISPVLSEAAAGLTATLVLYREWRRLSRDERSLRV, from the coding sequence ATGAAACCGATCCAGTTAGAGCAGCTCGAGAACGAGCCCATGGTGCCACTTGTGCTAAGGCTTGCCGTTCCAACGATTGTGGGACTTTGCGTCAGTGCGGCCTACCAGCTTTTGAATGCTTTCTTCGTTGGACGTCTTGGGGCAGAGGCGGTGGCCTCTCTTGCGATTACATTCCCAATTACCATGGTCCTGACGCTTGTCGGGCAAGCGGTGGGGACTGGGGCAGCATCGACCGTGGCGCGCAGCCTCGGTCGGCATGACCATGCATCCGCAGCAGCATTCGCCTTGACAGCAATTGTCTTGGGCTTGGGCATTGCGATATTAGCTTCTGGTAGTATCGCGACCAGCATCAGCGTCCTCCTGACATGGTTTGGCGCTAGCAACAATACGCTGCCCTATGCGATCGAATACCTAAGGCCGCTCCTGTTTGCCCAGGTGCTGCTCGTATTCAACATGATCTGCGGCTTCATCGTCAGGGCCGAGGGGAACACGTTATTCAGCATGGTCACGCAGATTGTGGCATTTGCTCTCAACGCAGTGCTCGATTCCCTGCTGATCTTCGGATTGGATCTGGGGATCGCAGGAGCTGGTTTCGCAACATTGATTGCGCAAGCGGCTGCGGCCGCCGTGTACGGTTGGCATTTTGCGACCGCGTCCGGTGTGGTGAGGCTAGGCCGTCATCCAGCAACCGGTTTATTGGCGCGTATAGGTGTCATTCTGGCGGTAGGAAGTCCGGCGGCGCTCGCGAGTGTGGCTGGCATTGCTGCCATGTGGCTGCTCAATTCTACTGCCAGCACATTTGGCGACGATACTTTGGCCGGGGTGGGTGTCGCAACGCGGCTGCTTTTCATAGTGGCTCTACCAATCAGTGGCCTGTGCATCGGTGCCCAATCTGCGGTCGGCTACAACATCGGTGCGGGAAGGGGCGACAGAGTGCGGCAGGCATTGACCGTAATATTGTCCCTATCCTTAGCGTTCTCATCGATGTGCGCGCTCATAGGCATCGGCCAATCGCACGCTTTGGCCGCCTGGTTTGTTACGGAGACCTCAGCTATCGCGGTCGCGGAACGCGCAATTGCTGCATTCCTAGCCGCTTCTGTTTGCTTTCCCGCAATGGCAGTCACTATTATGCTGGCACAGGCCAAAGGCGAAGTGACACGGGCATCGCTGCTCGCAATTACGCCCGATGGGCTATTCCTGATACCACTCCTGCTAGTGTTGCCGCGGTGGCTGGGCGTCAAAGGTCTCATCATTAGTCCCGTTCTCAGTGAGGCTGCTGCTGGCCTGACTGCCACGCTCGTCCTTTATCGAGAGTGGCGGCGCTTGAGCAGAGATGAACGTTCGCTTCGCGTTTAA